Proteins found in one Sphingobacteriales bacterium genomic segment:
- a CDS encoding ABC transporter ATP-binding protein has product MASDVLLENISKTYPKNQTAAVRNISFSVEKGELFGLIGPDGAGKSTLFRILTTLLLPDSGKAIVNGSDVVKDYKAIRKKVGYMPGKFSLYQDLTVEENLNFFATVFNTSVEKNYDLIRDIYVQIEPFKKRKAGKLSGGMKQKLALCCALIHRPEVLFLDEPTTGVDTVSRKEFWEMLQHIRQEGITTLVSTPYMDEASLCERIALIQSGDILKVNTPAAIVAGFSRPLFAIKSKDMSALLKYLKSNPSIYSAFSFGEHHHITFADSTTPHQLLQLLENEGIREAEIQAISAGIEDCFIELMLHSQTSDL; this is encoded by the coding sequence TTTCGGTAGAAAAAGGAGAATTGTTTGGGCTGATAGGACCTGACGGAGCAGGCAAAAGCACTTTGTTTCGCATACTCACCACTTTGCTGCTGCCGGATAGCGGTAAAGCCATCGTGAACGGCTCCGATGTGGTGAAAGATTATAAAGCCATACGCAAAAAAGTAGGGTATATGCCGGGCAAATTTTCTTTGTACCAAGATTTGACCGTGGAAGAAAATTTAAACTTCTTTGCCACTGTTTTCAATACGAGTGTAGAAAAAAACTACGACCTTATCCGCGATATTTATGTGCAGATAGAGCCTTTTAAAAAAAGAAAAGCTGGTAAATTGTCGGGCGGTATGAAACAAAAACTTGCCTTGTGTTGCGCCTTGATTCATCGCCCCGAAGTGCTGTTTTTAGACGAACCCACCACCGGTGTAGATACTGTAAGCCGCAAGGAATTTTGGGAAATGCTGCAACACATTCGGCAAGAGGGAATTACAACTTTGGTTTCTACACCTTATATGGACGAGGCGAGCTTGTGCGAGCGCATCGCTCTAATTCAAAGCGGCGATATTTTGAAAGTAAATACACCTGCCGCTATCGTAGCTGGTTTTTCTCGTCCTTTATTTGCTATCAAAAGCAAGGATATGAGTGCTTTGCTGAAGTATTTAAAAAGCAATCCCTCTATTTACAGTGCTTTTTCTTTCGGCGAACACCACCATATCACTTTTGCCGACTCTACCACGCCTCATCAACTATTGCAACTGTTAGAAAATGAAGGAATCCGAGAGGCTGAAATACAAGCCATATCTGCCGGCATTGAGGATTGTTTTATTGAGTTAATGCTCCATTCGCAAACATCTGATTTATAA